CCTGGCGCTGGTGATCCATCGCCGGAACGGCGAGACCGTCCGGGTGCCGGTCACCAGCCGCCTCGATTCCGACGAGGAAGTGTCGATCTATGAGGCCGGTGGCGTGCTGCAGCGCTTCGCCCAGGACTTCCTCGCCTCGTCGCAGGCCGCCTGACCGGAGCACATCCCATGAGCCATCCAACCCAGATCAGGATCCCCGCCACCTACATGCGCGGCGGCACCAGCAAGGGCGTGTTCTTCCGCCTGCAGGACCTGCCGCCCGCGGCGCAGGTACCGGGCGCGGCGCGCGACAAACTGCTGCTGCGCGTGATCGGCAGCCCCGACCCCTACGGCAAGCAGATCGACGGCATGGGCGGGGCCACGTCGAGCACCAGCAAGACGGTGATCCTGTCGAAAAGCGAACGCCCGGACCACGACGTCGATTACCTGTTCGGTCAGGTCTCCATCGACAGCGCCTTCGTCGACTGGTCCGGCAACTGCGGCAACCTGTCGGCGGCGGTCGGCGCCTTCGCCATCGCCGGCGGGCTGGTCGATGCCGGTCGCGTACCGCGCAATGGCGTCGCCACGGTGCGCGTCTGGCAGGCCAACATCGGCAAGACCATCGTCGCCTACGTGCCCATCACCGATGGCGACGTGCAGGAAACCGGCGACTTCGAACTGGACGGGGTGACTTTCCCGGCCGCCGAAGTGCAGCTCGAATTCCTCGACCCCGCAGACGAAGGCGAGGACGGCGGCGCGATGTTCCCCACCGGCAACGTGGTGGACGACCTGGAAGTGCCGGGCGTCGGGACCTTCAAGGCCACGCTGATCAACGCCGGCATCCCGACCATCTTCCTCAACGCGGCGGACATCGGCTATACCGGCACCGAACTGCAGGACGCCATCAACGGCGACGCCCGGGCGCTGGCGATGTTCGAGACGATCCGCGCTCACGGTGCCGTGCGCATGGGCCTGATCCGCGACGTGAGCGAGGCCGCCGGCCGCCAGCACACGCCCAAGGTCGCCTTCGTCGCACCGCCGGCGGACTACACCGCGTCCAGCGGCAAGGCCGTGCGCGCCGCCGACATCGACCTGCTGGTGCGCGCGCTGTCCATGGGCAAGCTGCACCACGCGATGATGGGCACCGCGGCGGTGGCCATCGGCACCGCCGCGGCCATCCCCGGCACCCTGGTCAATCTCGCCGCCGGCGGCGGCGAGCGCCAGGCGGTGCGCTTCGGCCATCCGTCCGGGACGCTGCGCGTCGGCGCCGAGGCGAAGCTGGCCGGGGGCCAGTGGCAGGTCACCAAGGCCATCATGAGCCGCAGCGCCCGCGTGCTGATGGAAGGCTGGGTGCGCGTGCCCGGCGACGCTTTCTGATTCCCCTCCGAGAAAAAAGGAACAAGCATGTCCACCCGCAAGACCCTCAAGGCACTCGCCGAAGCCCGCCGTGGCGTGATCGTGCCGGGCGCGTTCAACGCCCTGTCCGCCAAGGTCGTCGAAGACCTCGGCTTCGAGGCCATCTACATCACCGGCGCGGGCGTCACCAACATGTGGTTCGGCATGCCGGACCAGGGCTTCATGGGGCTGGCCGAGATCGCCGACCACACCGCCCGCATCCGCAACGCGGTGAGCCTGCCGCTGATCGTCGATGCCGACACCGGCTTCGGCAACGCGCTCAACGTCTATCACACCGTGCGCACGCTGGAACGCGCCGGTGCCGACTGCATCCAGCTCGAAGACCAGGTCGCGCCCAAGCGTTGCGGCCACTTCAGCGGCAAGGACGTGATCAGCACCGAGGAAGCGGTGAGCAAGATCAAGGCCGCCGTGGATGCCCGCCGCGACGGGAGCCTGCTGATCATGGCGCGCACCGACGCTGCCGCCGTGCATGGTTTCGAGGCTGCCGTCGAACGCGCCGCGCGCTTCGCCGAGGCCGGCGCCGACATCCTGTTCGTCGAGGCGGTGACCACCGCCGAGGAAATCCGCGAACTGCCCCGCCGCCTGCCGCGCCCGCAACTGATGAACATGGTGATCGGCGGCAAGACGCCGATCTTCAACGCCACCGAGCTGGGCGAACTGGGCTACGGCATCGTGCTGTATGCCAACGCCGCGCTGCAGGGTGCGGTGGCCGGCATGCAGAAGGCGCTGACCGTGCTGCGCGACGAGAAGGAAGTGAAGGAGTCGAGCGGCCTGGTCGCGCCCTTCGCCGAGCGCCAGCGCCTGGTCGGCAAGCCCGAATGGGACGCGCTGGAAAAGCGCTATTCCTGATTCCGTCCGCAGTCCCCCTTCCGGGATGGGCTGCCGCCCATCCCGCACTGAAGAATCCCACATGAAGAACATCCGCAGCCTGCTGGTCGCCAATCGAAGCGAGATCGCCATCCGCGTGATGCGCGCCGCCGCCGAGCTGGGCATCCGCACCGTGGCCGTCTATGCGCGCGAGGACCGCTTCGCGCTGCACCGCTTCAAGGCCGACGAAAGCTATCTGGTCGGCGAGGGCAAGACGCCCATCCAGGCTTATCTGGACATCGACGACATCCTGCGCATCGCGCGCGAGGCGGGTGTGGACGCCATCCACCCCGGCTACGGCTTCCTGTCCGAAAACCCGGATTTCGCCGACGCCTGCGCCGCCGCCGGCATCGAATTCATCGGCCCCTCGCCCGAGGTCATGCGCACGCTGGGCAACAAGGTCGCGGCGCGCGATGCCGCCGTCGCCGCCGGCGTGCCGGTGATTCCGGCCACCGGCGCGCTGCCCGACGACCTCGATGCGATCAAGGCCCAGGCCGCCGCGATCGGCTATCCGCTGATGCTCAAGGCGAGTTGGGGTGGCGGCGGGCGCGGCATGCGGGCGATCGACAGCGAGGACGAACTCGCGGCCGCGGTCACCGCCGCGCGGCGCGAGGCCAAGGCCGCCTTCGGCAACGACGAGGTCTATCTGGAAAGGCGCATCGTGCGCGCCCGCCACGTCGAGGTGCAGGTGCTGGGCGACACCCATGGCCAGCTCGTGCATCTGTTCGAGCGCGACTGCTCGGTGCAGCGGCGCAACCAGAAGGTGGTCGAGCGGGCGCCCGCGCCCTATCTGGACGACACCCGGCGTGCCGAGCTGTGCGAGGCCGCGCTGCGCCTGTGCCGCTCCGTGGGCTACACCCACGCCGGCACGGTGGAATTCCTCATGGATGCCGACAGCGGCGCGTTCTACTTCATCGAGGTGAACCCGCGCATCCAGGTGGAGCACACCGTCACCGAGGAGGTCACCGGCATCGACGTCGTCAAGGCGCAGATCCGCATCAGCGAAGGCGCGCGCATCGGCGATGCGGCTTCCGGCGTGCCGGCGCAGGCGGACATCCGCCTCAACGGCCACGCGCTGCAATGCCGCGTCACCACCGAAGACCCGGACAAGGGCTTCGCGCCGGACTACGGCAAGCTCAGCGCCTACCGCAGCGCCGCCGGCTTCGGCATCCGGCTGGATGCGGGCACCGCCTACACCGGCGCGGTGATCACCCCGTACTACGACTCGCTGCTGGTCAAGGTCACCGCCTGGGGCCGCGACCCCGGCGAAGCGGCGCAGCGCATGGACCGCGCGCTGCGCGAATTCCGCATCCGCGGCGTCAGCACCAACCTCGCCTTCCTGGAGAACATCGTCGGCCACCCGGCCTTCCGCGACGGCAGTTGCACCACCCGCTTCATCGACGACACGCCGGAACTCTTCGCCACCACACCGCGCCAGGACCGCGCCACGCGCCTGCTCGAATTCATCGGCGAAGTGGTCGTCAATGGCAACCCGGAGATGAAGGGCCGCCAGGCCGCGCCGGCGCCCGCCCATGGCGACACCGCCCCGGTCTGGCCGGCCGCCAGCCTGGGCGCGCCGATCCCCGCCGGCAGCCGCGACCGCCTGCGCGAACTCGGCCCGCAGGGCTTCGCCGCATGGATGCGCGAGCAGCGCGCCGTGCTGCTCACCGACACGACGATGCGCGACGCCCACCAGTCGCTGTTCGCCACCCGCATGCGCACCGCCGACATGCTGCCGGCCGCGCCGCACTACGCGCGCGAACTGGCCGGCCTGCTGTCGCTGGAGTGCTGGGGCGGGGCCACCTTCGACGTGGCCATGCGCTTCCTCAAGGAAGACCCGTGGCAGCGCCTCGCGCAACTGCGCGAGCGCATCCCCAACATCCTGTTCCAGATGCTGCTGCGCGCCTCCAACGCGGTCGGCTACACCAACTACCCGGACAACGTGGTGCGCTTCTTCGTGCAGCGCGCGGCGGCCGAAGGCATCGATCTGTTCCGCGTGTTCGACTCGCTCAACAACGCCGACAACATGCGCGTGGCGATGGACGCGGTGAATGAAGCCGGCGCCCTGTGCGAAGCCGCGCTGTGCTACACCGGCGACCTGTTCGACGCGCGGCGCGACAAGTATTCGCTCAAGTACTACGTCAATCTGGCGAAGCAGTTCGAACGCGCCGGCGCCCACATCCTCGGCATCAAGGACATGGCCGGCATCTGCCGCCCGCGCGCCGCCGCCGCGCTGGTCAAGGCGCTGCGCGAGGAAACCGGCCTGCCGGTGCACTTCCACACCCACGACACCAGCGGCGCCTCGGCGGCCAGCGTGCTGGCGGCCGTCGAAGCCGGCGTGGATGCGGTCGACGGCGCCGTGGATGCGATGAGCGGACTCACCTCGCAGCCTTCGCTCGGCGCCATCGTCGCCGCGCTCGACGGCGGCGAGCGCGCGCCGGCCGTCACCCTGGACCAGCTCCGCCCGTTCTCGCACTACTGGGAGGGCGTGCGCCGCCACTACGCCCCCTTCGAGGCCGACATGCGCGCCGGCACCGCCGACGTGTACCGCCACGAGATGCCCGGCGGCCAATACACCAACCTGCGCGAACAGGCCCGCGCGATGGGGCTGGAGCAGCGCTGGGAGGCCATCGCCCAGGCCTATGCGGACGTCAACATGCTGTTCGGCGACATCGTCAAGGTCACGCCCACCTCCAAGGTGGTCGGCGACATGGCGATCTTCATGGTCGCCAACGAACTCACGCCGGCCGACGTAGCAGACCCGGCACGCGAGATCGCCTTCCCCGAATCCGTCGTGCAGTTGATGCGAGGCGAACTCGGCCTGCCGCCGGACGGCTTTCCCGCCGAATTGCAGCGCAAGGTGCTCAAGGGCCAGGCGCCGCTCGCCGAACGCCCCGGCGCGGTGCTGCCGCCGGCCGACCTCGACGCCGCGCGCGCCAGCGCCGCCGAAGCCGCCGGCCGCGACATCGACGACAACGATCTCGCCTCCTGGCTGATGTATCCCAAGGTCTTCGCCGACTTCGCCCGCCACCAGCGCCGCCATGGCGACGTCTCGGTGCTGCCGACCCCGGTGTTCTTCAACGGGCTGGCCGAACGCGACGAGATCGACGTGCCGATCGACGCCGGCAAGACCCTGGCGGTACGCCTGGTCGGCCGCACCGAGCCGGACGACGACGGCATGGTCAAGCTCTTCTTCGAACTCAACGGCCAGCCGCGGCCGATCCGCATCGCCCGTGCCGGCCTCGTGCAGGCCGGGCGCAAGCACCCGAAAGCCGAGGACGGCAATGCCGCGCACCTGCCGGCGCCGATGCCCGGCGCGGTGGCGATGGTTGCGGTCGAGGCCGGCCAGCGCGTGAGGAAGGGGACGCCGCTGCTGTCGATCGAGGCGATGAAGATGGAAACCGTGCTGACCGCCGAGCGCGACGCCACCGTCGCCCGCGTCCGCGTCGCCCCGGGCGACCAGGTGGAAGCCAAGGACCTGCTGGTCGAGTTCGAGCCCGCATGAGAGCCCCCGCCCGGCTGCCCGAAGGAGAGCGTTCGTTCCAGGGCAGTCCAGCGGCCACATGCCGAACGCAAGACCCGTCGCCGTGCAGCGGCGCAGCCACCGGAGGACCGACACCATGAACGACGAACTGCTGCGCCCCCGGGCGCTCTTCCAGGCCATCGCCGACTCGGTGCGCGAACGCATCTTCACCCACGAACTGCCGCCCGGCAGCCTGCTCGACGAGGTCGCGCTCGCCACCGGCTATGGCGTCAGCCGCACGCCGGTGCGCGAAGCGCTGAAGGTGCTTGCCCACGAGGGGCTGGTCGCGATGGAACCGCGCCGCGGCTGCTGCGTCGCCGAATTCTCCGCAACCGACGTGGCCGCGCTGTTCGACGCGCTCGATCTGCTGGAAGCCTACGCCGTGCGCGAAGCCGCGAGCCGTGGCCTCGCCGCCGGCGCCGGGCTGGCGAACCATGCGAGCCTGCTCGAAGCCGCCGGCAACCGCTACGCCGCCGAGGCCATCACCCGCCTGCGCGAAAAGCTCCAGCTCGCCCTCGGCCCGGCCTACTGCCGCGGCGAGGCGGAATTTTTCGCACGCGCCGCTCCCGCGCTGTCCGCCGCCCTGGCACGGCACGACGCGGCTCAGGCGGAACGGACATGGCGCGACTACGCCGTCGCGCGCCGGGGGCTGGCCGGCCGCCCCGTCACGGTTGCCGCCGGTTCGTAGGGTGCCCGGGGCCGGGCGCCTCGCCCGGCGGAGCGCTGCCTTTGCGCGCCTGGCGCCTTTGCCTGCCGGTCCGGCAGGCCAACCGCGCGCTGCGCCGGCTAGGACTTCTCCGGCCGTGCGCCGTGCCGGCCCGACATTCCGTCGTTCTCTCCGCGGCTGCCGGACGGCACCTGTGCGCCGATGCCGTCGATGGAGACGGCCGGTTGGCCGGGGAGGCGGCAGGGCTGCACCTGCCAGCACCGCACGCCGCGCCGCTTCAGGCCGGCGCCGAGACGGTCGAGTTCGTCCCGGCCGAACAGGCCGGGGTGCCAGGTGGTGCGGCATTCGTGGTCGACGCCGCTGGCGAGCAGCAGATCGAGCGATTGGGACACCCGCCCGGCGCCGCCGGGGGTGGCGGTGACGGCGTCGTAGTGCTCGGCAGGCGCCTTGACGTCCAGCCCCACCCAGTCGAGCAGCGGCAGGACGGCGGCCAGGCGTTCCGGGTACATGCCGGCGCTGTGCAGCGCGGTCTCGAAGCCCAGGGCACGCACCGCGCGCAGGGCATCCGGCAGCGCCGCCTGCAGGGTCGGCTCGCCACCGGAGAACACCACGCCGTCGAGCAGGCCGCGGCGGCGTTCGAGGAAGGCCAGCACCTCGTCCCAGCGCAGCGCCGGTGGGGCGTCGGCCGGAATCAGCTGCGGGTTGTGGCAGTAGCCGCAGCGCCACGGGCAGCCCTGGCAGAACACCACCGCGGCCAGCCGGCCGGGGAAGTCGATGGTGGTGAGCGGCGTCAGGCCGCCCACGCGCAGCGGGTTCATGGCGCGGCAGGCGTCAGCCGCCGAGATCGCAGCGGCGCTCGGCGAAGAAGCGCCGTTCGGCGTGCTCGCCTTTCTTGCCGGTGTTGAAGCTCGCCACCGGGCGGTGGTAGCCCATCACCCGGGTCCACACCTCGCAGGGCTGGCGCTCCTCGTCGCTGAGGGTGACGGCATCGGCGAGACGACGGGTTTCGATCGCGGTGTTCATGTTCATGGTGCGGTTCCTCGTGAGGCGGAAAAGTGGTCAGGCGGCGAGCCGCGCCCGCTTCGCGGCCAGGCGTTCTTCGTCGCACTTCGGGCAGAAGGCATGCTCGCCGGCCAGGTAGCCGTGCGCCGGGCAGATCGAGAAGGTGGGCGTCACGGTGATGTAGGGCAGGCGGAAGTTCTCCAGCGCGCGGCGCACCAGGCGCTTGCACGCTTCGCCGCTGGACAGGCGCTCGCCCATGTAGAGGTGCAGCACCGTGCCGCCGGTGTACCTGGCCTGCAGGGCTTCCTGCCGGGCCAGGGCTTCGAAGGGGTCGTCGGTGAAGCCGGCCGGCAGTTGCGAGGAGTTGGTGTAGTAGGGCTGTTCGGCGGTGCCGGCCTGCAGGATGTCGGGCCAGCGCTTCTTGTCCTCGCGGGCGAAGCGGTAGGTGGTGCCTTCGGCCGGCGTGGCTTCGAGGTTGTACAGGTGGCCGGTCTCTTCCTGGAAGGCGGTGATGCGCGCGCGCACGTGGTCGAGCAGGCGCAGCGCGAAGGCGTGGCCCCACGCGGTGGTGATGTCCTCGGCATCGGCGCTGAAGTTGCGGATCATCTCGTTGATGCCGTTCACCCCCAGCGTGGAGAAGTGGTTGCGCAGCGTGCCGAGGTAGCGCTTCGTGTACGGGAACAGGCCCTGGTCGATCAGGCGCTGGATCAGCTTGCGCTTGATCTCCAGGCTGTCGCGGCCGATTGCCAGCAGGCGGTCGAGGCGGGCGAACAGCCCGGCCTCGTCGCCACGGAAAAGATGACCCAGGCGCGCGCAGTTGATCGTCACCACGCCCAGGCTGCCGGTCTGCTCGGCGCTGCCGAAGAGGCCGTTGCCGCGTTTGAGCAGTTCGCGCAGGTCGAG
This DNA window, taken from Thauera sp. K11, encodes the following:
- the prpF gene encoding 2-methylaconitate cis-trans isomerase PrpF, translated to MSHPTQIRIPATYMRGGTSKGVFFRLQDLPPAAQVPGAARDKLLLRVIGSPDPYGKQIDGMGGATSSTSKTVILSKSERPDHDVDYLFGQVSIDSAFVDWSGNCGNLSAAVGAFAIAGGLVDAGRVPRNGVATVRVWQANIGKTIVAYVPITDGDVQETGDFELDGVTFPAAEVQLEFLDPADEGEDGGAMFPTGNVVDDLEVPGVGTFKATLINAGIPTIFLNAADIGYTGTELQDAINGDARALAMFETIRAHGAVRMGLIRDVSEAAGRQHTPKVAFVAPPADYTASSGKAVRAADIDLLVRALSMGKLHHAMMGTAAVAIGTAAAIPGTLVNLAAGGGERQAVRFGHPSGTLRVGAEAKLAGGQWQVTKAIMSRSARVLMEGWVRVPGDAF
- a CDS encoding GntR family transcriptional regulator; the protein is MNDELLRPRALFQAIADSVRERIFTHELPPGSLLDEVALATGYGVSRTPVREALKVLAHEGLVAMEPRRGCCVAEFSATDVAALFDALDLLEAYAVREAASRGLAAGAGLANHASLLEAAGNRYAAEAITRLREKLQLALGPAYCRGEAEFFARAAPALSAALARHDAAQAERTWRDYAVARRGLAGRPVTVAAGS
- a CDS encoding pyruvate carboxylase; protein product: MKNIRSLLVANRSEIAIRVMRAAAELGIRTVAVYAREDRFALHRFKADESYLVGEGKTPIQAYLDIDDILRIAREAGVDAIHPGYGFLSENPDFADACAAAGIEFIGPSPEVMRTLGNKVAARDAAVAAGVPVIPATGALPDDLDAIKAQAAAIGYPLMLKASWGGGGRGMRAIDSEDELAAAVTAARREAKAAFGNDEVYLERRIVRARHVEVQVLGDTHGQLVHLFERDCSVQRRNQKVVERAPAPYLDDTRRAELCEAALRLCRSVGYTHAGTVEFLMDADSGAFYFIEVNPRIQVEHTVTEEVTGIDVVKAQIRISEGARIGDAASGVPAQADIRLNGHALQCRVTTEDPDKGFAPDYGKLSAYRSAAGFGIRLDAGTAYTGAVITPYYDSLLVKVTAWGRDPGEAAQRMDRALREFRIRGVSTNLAFLENIVGHPAFRDGSCTTRFIDDTPELFATTPRQDRATRLLEFIGEVVVNGNPEMKGRQAAPAPAHGDTAPVWPAASLGAPIPAGSRDRLRELGPQGFAAWMREQRAVLLTDTTMRDAHQSLFATRMRTADMLPAAPHYARELAGLLSLECWGGATFDVAMRFLKEDPWQRLAQLRERIPNILFQMLLRASNAVGYTNYPDNVVRFFVQRAAAEGIDLFRVFDSLNNADNMRVAMDAVNEAGALCEAALCYTGDLFDARRDKYSLKYYVNLAKQFERAGAHILGIKDMAGICRPRAAAALVKALREETGLPVHFHTHDTSGASAASVLAAVEAGVDAVDGAVDAMSGLTSQPSLGAIVAALDGGERAPAVTLDQLRPFSHYWEGVRRHYAPFEADMRAGTADVYRHEMPGGQYTNLREQARAMGLEQRWEAIAQAYADVNMLFGDIVKVTPTSKVVGDMAIFMVANELTPADVADPAREIAFPESVVQLMRGELGLPPDGFPAELQRKVLKGQAPLAERPGAVLPPADLDAARASAAEAAGRDIDDNDLASWLMYPKVFADFARHQRRHGDVSVLPTPVFFNGLAERDEIDVPIDAGKTLAVRLVGRTEPDDDGMVKLFFELNGQPRPIRIARAGLVQAGRKHPKAEDGNAAHLPAPMPGAVAMVAVEAGQRVRKGTPLLSIEAMKMETVLTAERDATVARVRVAPGDQVEAKDLLVEFEPA
- a CDS encoding anaerobic ribonucleoside-triphosphate reductase activating protein, with the translated sequence MNPLRVGGLTPLTTIDFPGRLAAVVFCQGCPWRCGYCHNPQLIPADAPPALRWDEVLAFLERRRGLLDGVVFSGGEPTLQAALPDALRAVRALGFETALHSAGMYPERLAAVLPLLDWVGLDVKAPAEHYDAVTATPGGAGRVSQSLDLLLASGVDHECRTTWHPGLFGRDELDRLGAGLKRRGVRCWQVQPCRLPGQPAVSIDGIGAQVPSGSRGENDGMSGRHGARPEKS
- a CDS encoding isocitrate lyase/PEP mutase family protein produces the protein MSTRKTLKALAEARRGVIVPGAFNALSAKVVEDLGFEAIYITGAGVTNMWFGMPDQGFMGLAEIADHTARIRNAVSLPLIVDADTGFGNALNVYHTVRTLERAGADCIQLEDQVAPKRCGHFSGKDVISTEEAVSKIKAAVDARRDGSLLIMARTDAAAVHGFEAAVERAARFAEAGADILFVEAVTTAEEIRELPRRLPRPQLMNMVIGGKTPIFNATELGELGYGIVLYANAALQGAVAGMQKALTVLRDEKEVKESSGLVAPFAERQRLVGKPEWDALEKRYS
- the nrdD gene encoding anaerobic ribonucleoside-triphosphate reductase — its product is MNMNTAIETRRLADAVTLSDEERQPCEVWTRVMGYHRPVASFNTGKKGEHAERRFFAERRCDLGG